The sequence ggttctttattttaaacgttagattggtacatgacatttactttttgaagataatttcatttaaatgttgaccgcggctgcgtcttaggtggtccattcggaaaatccgcttttttatcgacaaattttgttcagcgatgaggctcatttctggttgaatggctacgtaaataagcaaaattgccgcatttggagtgaagagcaaccagaagccgttcaagaactgcccatgcatcccgaaaaatgcactgtttggtgtggtttgtacgctggtggaatcattggaccgtattttttcaaagatgctgttggacgcaacgttacagtgaatggcgatcgctatcgttcgatgctaacaaactttttgttgccaaaaatggaagaactgaacttggtagacatgtggtttcaacaagatggcgctacatgccacacagctcgcgattctatggccattttgagggaaaacttcggagaacaattcatctcaagaaatggaccggtaagttggccaccaagatcatgcgatttgacgcctttagactattttttgtggggctacgtcaagtctaaagtctacagaaataagccagtaactattccagctttggaagacaacatttccgaagaaattcgggctattccggccgaaatgctcgaaaaagttgcccaaaattggactttccgaatggaccacctaagacgcagccgcggtcaacatttaaatgaaattatcttcaaaaagtaaatgtcatgtaccaatctaacgtttaaaataaagaaccgatgagattttgcaaattttatgcgttttattgtttaaaaaatttctcaagctcttaaaaaatcaccctttattttgtAGTTCAATATAAGCTATAAAAATGCTTGAATTAATCACCAAGCATTTTGTGCAGAAAActtcagttatttatttttgACCCTGTAATCGAAACAAAGGAAATAGATACTAGATAAAAGGATTGAGTAGATAATAGATTGCGAATATGAAAGGGTCTGACAAGTCGTCGTTtttcagttcgggtttacatctcatccaagtcagtcgataaaacaaaaccgcttacgttggggacagaagaaaccaagtacagtattgtgtagtaaacaatagacctcgaaaatgagtgaaccaaacgaacaaaatctACCGTCGGtacaaaagaatacaattattgttgacttcagacagtgcaaaattcgatatcaagtacaacattccagtatatatggaagatagtgctatagaagtgcgtgtgcatgatcttccctcaagcgtcatcgatccttatattcgcaaaactatgtcccaatacggagagattctctctatcgaaaaagaaaagtggaagaattttttccccggtattctaaatggcgtacgtttgttacgcatgcgcttgaggaggcctataccttcttatgtgacattcggtcaggatacaagaataccgtgcaaatcacttgttacctatgacaatcagatggccacatgtcaatattgccaaaaagctgttcactacggtaaaccatgtgataaaccggacaaggagacaactataccaaaggacaacggtgcttccttcacaccaaccccaagcaaccccagtacacctgtgacagtcaccaacaacagtgaagcatccccttcaacgaaaccatccaacgtatcccctatggaacaaagtacaccagctgcagttaacagcttaccatccaaccaaccagcaactgcaaacaatgtacaacaaggcgcatctacagcaactagcaacgagatcaacacggcaatggatgacgagacgaaccacgaacaaactgcccctcaatcctcgcaggaggaaaatggaaactcctctccccctagaaaaagggtgacaacgagatgcaatacaaaaaaaaattatctaaaaactcagctaaatcggccacgtaaagcttgtacgcaaatagccctgaataaaatatcttttaaataaaaaaaaagtcgtcGTTTTTCCATAAAGCAAATGTGTCCACATTTCCTctcttattttttctttttacttCGATTTTAATGGTGGCAATCATGCTGTTGAGATGTTTAATTTGAGTTAAAgttcacggaaagaaatccgttactgctgacatgattagaatatcatgaaaccaatctttttaacttctcatgaaaccatgagcaatataTCTTCTcccatggttcgaaaatgcgttacttgaggaatgtatttctctCAAAGcttgctttttttttgctcaaagctccaattttctacccggatatcactttgaaccctctgcctcaagtgatgtgatagattgcttaataggtagggcaaaaagcagacattgaaaagcaagtactactaaaaatgtttacttgatcctgaaccATGTTCTtataataatcgtgttgttttacccacatCATAAAAGACTAAccacggctacgcttttcatttgacaaatatCAATGTCACATTTTGTATGGATGTatttttacatatttgatgtgatagTTGTTGCTAGTTTAATATTCCGGgagcaaaaaataaattcgattgtgaatttggaacaccatctaacgaatatcagaaaaaaatgttgtccaacccctttgattaatttgtttcatagatataacaacacaagctgtattgattcacctaaatattttaaataagacgaatttgcaaacgatgttttgaaaacataggaaaaatcaatccgcggcatttgcaagaattcgacatagtttCTTTTTTAGAGGTTTGGTTCACACgtgtttttcatgcagtttgttgaagtgtttaaattctgaaacaaaaaatacaaactggagcaatgaacgcaagtaaacacgttattctaggtgttgtcgtttttcaaaaacataatattttaattgttaatgattctgaaaaaaagaaatttgtcGTGCTTTTCACCGTTTTTCTATTCATATGTACATCATTCAGGACATTGCGTGAAAAATACGTTCATCAtaccattccatttaattcatatttgaaatcttTATATTTTAGAAcacaacgcctgaatttatgttgcaaaaattaccatcgtagcagaaaaacgcctgaagttatacccaataacgacaagtgcgttacgtttaaatttcagcaaaattagtccaaatggatcatgatccgagaagttttaatcatggtgtataatcataacatgaaaatatattatttttccaaagtcATGAAGTTTtaatctagaatcggaattttgaccGTGTGATATCAATTTTTAATACCATTTCTTAAACAATCAACACAACATGATGATATCAATGCGAAATCTGCCAAGACCATCGTCATAACGCAAAAAATACAAAAGCTTTCACATAACATTCCCTCGGTTTTTCGGTGTACGGATTTCAGGAATCAGATTATTCCCTCAACCCTCAAGTGGTAGTCGGATAGCACAATGTCTGGACATTACGGTGagtgcaggcccgtacccaggatttcgtttcgggaggggcccaaagataaaaaataatgttactgaagattgctgatgtacctaattctcggtgtgccttttacgggtgtttttaacagacactttaaacttttccactgaaactgctattgtattacatttctttacgtttactgtcttgttatttctgtaacacatgtctgagacccagggtttggaatattcattcaccagtgaatgaatatatagtttccattgAATTGTGAAcgaacaattccaccgctcacaaCAACGACGCCTTTccagccaaaaagaaccacacaaacaaaacgctagtggaagcaaatatattccacatatgCACAGATGGCACAGTGTGTTggtattagagtcttcatgaagcacagaaGCCGTGAATATAATTTTCTCTCTCGTGGTCTGAACGTCGTTCTTCTCACAAAATAATTCATTGCAAGCCAACTCTCTTCACGGGGCTAGaaagtgatgaagattatatattcagttttcactAACAggctgatgactggctctccgaacgcgaacggctgttaatgatgactttatgccacgaaaactgttgcatatcacttaattaattcgtgtcaagttaatttagggtaagaattcttaattatacttgaatattataaacagaagtaGCAGGAGTGAAGGATTAGCGATAGCAATCTGGCGATTTCAGTAAATACTGCAAACGAACAACTAGAGCACATAACTGGTTTtaattatctttacgtttcctCTTCGTCGAAGCAAAACAGTttgtgttgaactgttatgccgcctagcagttcaacataaactgctaagcaGGTGCACCGGATTGCAACGTTCTTACTGATGGCAAACTAAAAACTGTTCTGCAAATAGTAGAAACTTGACATCtatttagcggttcaaattgagctgctagGTGGCAAAGCCGTTTAATACAAATTGTTATGAACGAGTTATGACGAGTCGAAAACGAAGCATAAAGACAATTAAAACCCAAATTCGGTAGCTTAGCTTTCGCTCAGTACTTAACTTAAGAGTACAAGAGAAGCTTTACTTATTTTAGGatcgaatatgttttttttttcgaattacaTACCTTTCCTGTTCTCCAATCGTTGCTGCCACCGGATCTCCATTATCCCCACCAAGCTGCTCGAAAAATTTTCGCGTTTCTCGCTTGTCGTATCCCCAGGGCGTGTCATCGGTTGCTCCACTGGTTCCGCTGCCTACGTTCGCTCCAATTGGGACCCGCCTCTTGCCAAATCCTCTGGCCGTCATCATTTCCGAATTGCGAAACGGTGCCCTGATTGACCGGGGAATTTTGGATGCTCGTGCTGCCAAACTGGCCAACTGGCGTGCCGGACCGGCATTTGAGGTATGATAGCAAAGCAGAATACCGTATAGCATCATCACAAATAGCAACTTGCAAGCCGACATTTTGATAACCTACAAcggaaagaaattaaaaaaaagttttagttaaTTTATTAAATTCGGCTCTACACAGTTTAAATTTGTAGTTTGTTAGCTTCTGTTCATACAAGCCAATTTCGGCTATACTGGATATTAGTTCCGGGCACAGGaagcagtgatggcatttcaccagagtaatACACGCTAGTATAAGATTCTTGTCTACACAGGGGATGCAAGAAGCGAAcatcacacaaaaaggaaagcgcgcttcttctcagtgtcgaatagacagaatttgagtgtgtgcttgtggttcaagcagctggcgcgagtgaaacacgttCTTTTCGCATGAATCGTtctcacgcgctctcgcctaaatacacccaagttacCACTGGCGCGTGCTAGTGAGCGAACACGACTGtgatatatttttgaatttataGAAGGAAACCATGGCGTTGCTATGACAATCTTTTTCGCATCAAGGgaaaactaaattttaacgataaattcTCTTATGCGAACCGTACACTAGAGTCCTCAACGGCGTGCACACTTCGGAGAAAATATCTTCATTCACCTCAGAGAATTacagagctctgctctagcaatttggtgtgatccagagctagagttgaaagaaaataaacagtggtgtgtgaaagagaagagctctcgatgATGTTGGGAAGAAAttatacttgctcttcgtcacacagaggagatggacatctctgtccggaagtatcggaaatcgTGGTCGGAAATTCCTAAACAGAACTCatttcattttctcatagataactaaaccgattttcacaaatgattaCGTTTAAATCAAAGGATTTATTGTCCAATAGGCTGTTATTATATTTGGTCCGAATCCAAGTTCCGGTTTCGGAGCCAGTCCCAGTTCACGGTTCTAGGTGTACCggcaatagtggtcaaaaattcaaaaacggaactcatttcaTGTTATCAgaaatagctgaaccgatttccacaaacttagacccAAATGATAGGTATTAAGTCCCATTTtcagctattgaatttaatcatATGCAGTAACTACAGGATGAAGTGTATTTAAAAGATCAATCTGTCAATTAGAGCGATGCTTAAAAacggaaaaaaggaaaaaaaactgttaacgaattgaaaaggttatgctgcATAGATCGAAAACACAGCTTCGCTGTTTACGAGAATTTACGTACATTCACATGCAGAGTtgtatgatttgaaaattacacacCTTTAATTGCAACGAAATAACCGAAAAATCGGGAAGTGACCGCGGCTTGAGCCAATAATCAtcagatcacaaagtacgtctttAAATCCATTGAACCATGGAAACACACATCTGCAGATAAAGGGTTCATATAAATTCATGCAGTTACTCTCACTAGTCATAAGCAAATTACAGTCTGAGCTAGTAAAATTCTTTCAAATTAGACATGAAgtcataacgaatgaaattcttCGTAATTTGAAAAGTtaggttctattttttttatttaaaaggtatttttattcagggctatttgcgtaaaagctttacgtggccgaattagccgattttttaaataatctattttttgaagtggatctcgttgtcactctttttctaggaggaagcttccatttccctcctacgAGGGTTGAGGGGTACTTTGTTCGTAACTTGTCTCGTCATcgattgccgcatcggtgggtttgttgttgatttccgtcttcttttagtTTcttttgttcgcagtcttgagctcgttgctagttgctgtagatgcgccttgttgtacattggttgcagttgctggttggtttgatggtgaaacaggagtactgcgctcactagtttccattgttgaacggttgaccttgtctttggttgaagatgttcttttcgcagtttcggtgcagggtttaccgtagtgtgcaggttgttcacaaaactggcatgtaaccagctgatttttataggtaatcagcgtttaacacggatgtgtcccaccttgaccataaatgatgtaagatggaataaccttacgtagatgcatacgtaccactcgcacgccattccggataccggggaaaaaattccgccatacttccctttcgatggaaaggatttcaccgtaccgcgacatattctcccgaacgtactgatcggtcacctgcggggggaggtcatgcacgcgtacttctatggcattgtccgccatgtgcacagggattttgtatttaatgttatcacacacaacaaacataatgtacacacagttagacgccttgttgaattgaatctcagttacattattagcgtctagatgcattcgttctttaagtaagatttcaatttcatttgctgctggtctaactttgcaacgcttgaaatctatacaaattgaatttggtcttgtaggccaagattccggctttgttaaatcgtatttgaccattccgtacactctattgttcactgtgctgtattgtctttgttatgttgtttcgaccgtaaatgatttgcgaccgtaaatgattttcgactgcgtcgtgtgagatgcgagcacgaactgaagtTAGGTTTTATGAATTGCATCGGAATATGGAATTTGACCACCTGCTGAACCTATTTCAGCAAACTCTTAGACTCGTTCGAATGCTGTTATTGGTCCACTGATTTAGTTTGCATATCTAatagctgtcacttctggttccggagatataaaagTATACgtcacgtaaccgacaaaatttgCTGTTTTTCGCGCccattttttctaaaatgactaaaccgatttcaacagttttaagctcgtttgaaagctgcaaTTGGATCATTGATctagtttgaagattttatagctGTCAattctggttcaggagatataaaAGTATAGGTCACGTAACCAACATAATTTGTTGTGCTCAATTAtctcgatttcaacaaacttggattcGTTTGATACCTgctattgagccattgatctagtttaaaatttaatagctgTTATTTCCGGAGAATTAATGGTATAAGCAACATAACCTTTTTTGGGTCATtattcaagttcgaagatcactgccacttctgattccggataTATAAAGGTTTAAATGACCTAACCGAAAAAACTCTCTTTATTTCTTACCACTTACTGATCTATGATCACGTTCAAATCTATTACGCTTGGTCTGAAATATATTCCGAATATGTGGCATAAACGCTGGAATATGCTTTTGTGAAATACCCGAATTATTTTGCATAAAttcgtgtcaaaaatgagccaaaattagtATTAGAAATGATCtccataaaacctgttttattccacctaatggtgtaatgatgcatacctcatatctctcatattctgttttcttttattcttgaaaaacaaaaaggtttatccatcaactagtataacctacagagtaaaACTGTTCTCATATCGGTAATAGTATCTCTAaggaaacgaagtgagttccactattgcaggtactttcggaaccgaaatccgggaaccggtagaatcggttcgagaaaagtgagtgggatccatttttgagtcaacAGTCACAATATcctgtcgttaatcgaaaactggTAATCAGAAAAACTgacatcaatttgtttggccgtctactgacaatgactatcgattggaatagtttagtACCAAATTCTCAACACACTTAACtcaataactccggaaccggaagttgcatcCTGACGAAACTTTTGAGTTTTGtataggactatgagacctttcatttgaacctaattttggtagaatcggtcacgccatctctgagtaaagtgatgaaataatttaaaattgaaatttttacactaatcacccagtaattccggaactggaagtcggaaatgaaatttaggaactttgtacctttcatttgaatctaagtttgtgagaataggTTCAGCCATCGTGGAGAAAAGGTAGCGAgcgcaaaaaaatgtacatacatacatacacacatacaggcatgcgtactcgaggaactgagccgaatggtatatgaaactcggaactccggacctcggttaaaagtcggttttcacagtgattgcataatctttctatatgagaaaggtaaaaaagcaAACaacatttcagtgaaaaaaaaatgtgtatgtGTTATTTCTATCGAGGTAATGGAAGTGCgacaaatttgaaaacaaaaaatttaaacacttaactcatacgaataaaaaaagaagtaaTAGGAAGCACCCCTTAAGAATATATCGCCATATCTCAACTAACGTATGATTATCGTTAAAATATCGATTCTGGAATATAATTAAAAGCTTCGATATAATTGAAAGCTATCGCTACTTTGTTTGAATATAATGTCTTGTTATTTTGATCGCCATCCATACAGAATTTATATCAAATAGATACATTAAACATAGCataattttagaaaaacattgtgTGATTTTCTGATGGTGTCGACACCGACCTTTACGATTGTTGCTTCTGAGATGTGGTTATGCAGGTTCTTTAGGGTAATCCAACGAAAAGAGAATCTCCAAAAATCGGAAAAGCTATTGGGTTTATTTCCTACATGAGTGAACAACATCTTCACAGATCATTCCTACGGTACAATGGTCGATTATACAAACCACCTACCGTCATTTGCTTCATGttataaacaaaaattaatatttgaacgCTCTTCGCTGAAAGTGTCAAAAGacaaagtttctgagagcaagtCATTTATTTCCACCCTGTAGAATGTCTCTCATCAGTCTAGAAGTCAGTTTAATATTCCTTTTGAATTAATCGAACGATACGAGGGTAGAGTCTAAATTAATTAAAGGATGCTTTGCAGAATCGATTTTCCCGCTTACATACTGGATATAAAGAAGTGTTTTTAACCTTACACTCTGTGTAATTCAgaaatcaaaaagaaaaaaagagtaAATCAAATCATGTGAGCTcctgttttaaattttaaattttcaactttcatcACTTAGTAGTCCTCGTGAAGAACAGCCTTTTAACGTGCCGTAAATCTATTCCGATGTGAagatcatattagttgatggctaTATAAACTTAGTTTGACGGTTCCTGGTTTCAGGTACCAGAAACAGCGGCCGAtaactccaaaatgaaactcatttaaatttctttgaATAGGTTTTGGAACAGACAAGCGAAGGGAGATCGCGATAgttcgatgaaaacaaatcggGCACGAAAGGTGGATGGGAAGCAATTGGAACCGTGAATCGTTAATTTCAACCACGCTTGCGATACTCTTGTGTACCGACGTAATGTCTCTGAAAAACGATTTTATCGGTATCACtcgctccaataatgcacacTAACACTTACTGTGGATGGTTACGATCATTTTTTAGGGTAGTCCACAAAAAGTATAGCATGACAATTCCAGAAAACCGACGTCACCTGTTCTGACCTTAGACCGCTCACTCGTGTCGGTTTCAGTACATTGCCggataatcattctgttctttgGCTTGTAATAATCGATTTAGATTTTGTCAAATGTTACCAACCGACACCAAAAGTTCAACGGAATCTGCATCATCTTAGCCAAACATGCTTCAGAAGCGCACTCGCATTCCTCTTTTTAGTCCTGAGTAAGAATGCGCGGTACCTAGCGATAGGATATCTTTTTCATCTGCAGAGTAAAActcaattttttatatttgcGCTCAGTGCTACTCCTTGTGGAATCTGCTATCACACGCACCTACGCTTTCCGGCCATTCAGCACCATTTCATGTAGTTCTGACATTGCCCTCTGATGTGGACTTCATCGGCAGCGTAGTTTCGATCGCCACGTAACTCTCGAATTatttcacggtgtaatctaAAGAAGCATTATCACCATAATAATTATCCAACATTTGTGTACAAAGCAATTGATGGAGGAgtccgatttcgggaggggccagggtagGTATAAAACCAacgtatttaaaaaatttttagataattttgatTATTTCTAGAGCAGTTTTAAAAACTACTAgtgaatttatcaaaaattcaagaaaaactacaattTTGTGTgatattcatcaaaatttttaattataaacTGTACAAACTTAGTGAAAGAGTTATGAaccgttttattttttaatgtcAATCATGTTTCCACAAAGTATTTTATTTAGataatttagatttaaattcaaCCTCGCGAATATCACTTTAAGTTTTTTTGCTACTCAAAAATAAGGGTATAATAAGGTATGCTTTAACCATTTTCTTCTGATCGGGACATCACACTATTCatagttgctttgaccaatcgcgtcagtttatccagaAAACTgttttcgtgcatgatctgccacagATGTTCtcaatcgattgtgtcgtatgccgctttaaaGTCAATGAGTagatgatgcgtgggtacgttgtattcacgacacttctagaGTACTtgttttatcgcgaatatgtaatCCCTAGCGGCGTGGGCCCCAGTAAATTCCGCTTGATACGACCTACGAATATCTTATCTACTGGTAGTAGACGACCGCAAAGAATTTGGGAgcgtaccttgtaggcggtgtTAAGCAATATGATTgctcggtaattgcaacagtcaaacttatcaccctttttgtagatgggacataccactccttccatccattcctgcagtagaatctcctcctcccaaatcttagaaatcatcctatGCATCGCTGTAGCCAGTTTTAGCAGCTCGTCGGCAATTGGTCATTGCCAGCGGCTTTTTTGTTCCTCAGTttaccgatctcctcacttatctccgacagatcaggtacTGGTAATCTTTCATCAGCAGAGCGTGCATCCAGATTTATTCTTGTGTCAttttctgtatcttgtgcttgcGCTTGCGATGCTCGTCGTAGTACTACtcccacctgtcgatcacctcacattcGTTCGTGATAAGATTACCTCTGGTATTTCTGTGGCCTGTGGCCGGTAAATGCAGCAGtcgccttctcatagaactttcgTGTATCATttacgcggtacagctgtttctGTTTTCGCGTCGCGATGACGATTTTCGGAAAACCGAGTTCTGTCTGTCCcgcgcacggaaagaccgatatcagcattttggcgaaaaaattagttgattttctgattttagttagttattttttgagacaactaaaaaaatcttacttttgctaatttagattttttaattctaatttccttgataataataaaatatttattgaaatggctatttttttagttgaattcaccaattgtcatttcttagctaaggcacacttcatatccattcaactaattttttagttgaactagagaaataaaacgttgttttcaaccaacataaatggttgaattggtttctgcaatttgcagctatatggcgctctgtcgtcgaaataacgctaacaccgtaatgactactagccactagatggcacactaataccgaaaaaagtttcAGTCGCCGTTGACTTTTATATATTggtaggtataaatacgatgttgtattggagaaaaagacataagcgaaacataaacttctttttgaacattttttttctaaatcactgttttcttcattcgacttcgcgaaatcgactctctcactgaaaactttgagcactcggaaaataaaaaccgaatacaagtagtacatcgaacggcgtggcccggaaggttggaagatacaaaaaacatcatttgacatgtacaattagagtgcaacattcgaaactcaattcactgttccgcgtaaaaacattattacgcacaatcgcttcaaatgcgcacaaattctgaataaatacacgttccactaacagtttacgtcatttttacataccggtttagaaatttatatatggatatatcgtaatacATGCATAAAACATctgaacaatttgcaagcagtttcaacaagactgtcccttttagctttttaatggattgttttgttttgacacttctcatgaattttgtggctaataaactggtgatagagaaatagaaacaaattttctgattctaaaaacaaaattagttgtcaatgagaatttcgtgttggaatgAGATATTGCtgatttgtgtccagaatattcgacaactaaacacattctctaaaaataagagttttttcagcaaataaattctcaattttaactaattttatagttattttggaaattttgttgttaaaatcaactaattcaaaaacagtaatacgaattaggcgcagagctaatttcggtcgttccgtgcgactttttgtatcgtttctcgttgcattcttttcttcgacctaCTGCtagcattcgccgtcaaaccagtcatttcctcgattcgatagccTCGTGTCTTGTACGGTTGCGGCAGTTCTACTTATGGCGGACCATATATTCCTCCAGCCACCTTCAAgtgtcgccgcgccaagctgcttttcccttggtagcactagctccagctgATGCGCGTATTTTTTGacagtacacagaaaaaaatatgaattttacaagtgacattatacaaattctacaaacgatacaattcataactaccaaACTTCTAccaaacgcaatattccattcgtatagAAATTTACTggatccgagtgtaatttgcactcggccagcaagtgagactgtatgaatttatatgcacgatttaccaaccAATCAGATATGTGCTTTTGTGgctctggtgtgctttgtga comes from Malaya genurostris strain Urasoe2022 chromosome 3, Malgen_1.1, whole genome shotgun sequence and encodes:
- the LOC131436244 gene encoding allatotropins-like, whose product is MEVIKMSACKLLFVMMLYGILLCYHTSNAGPARQLASLAARASKIPRSIRAPFRNSEMMTARGFGKRRVPIGANVGSGTSGATDDTPWGYDKRETRKFFEQLGGDNGDPVAATIGEQESFSLDWFANEMSTNPTLARTILQRFVDTNKDGLLTTNELITSSGSDGNELF